From a single Okeanomitos corallinicola TIOX110 genomic region:
- a CDS encoding GUN4 domain-containing protein, producing the protein MTDPMIVSGTANDIDSLRQKLIAGSQKVQQQIIPQLADLGNEGLEVLQEFLLKRRDTPATWIDGKAYQVVYNSDAPTAKEFLETNFPEGIVPLKSDCGISYNSLQQSLIQQEFQAADLLTIQKMCAMAGSQAVQRKWLYFTEVENFPVQDLQTIDHLWLVHSEGKFGFSVQREIWMGLGRNWESLWPKIGWKDGNKWTRYPGEFTWDLSAPRGHLPLSNQLRGVRVMASLLAHPAWG; encoded by the coding sequence ATGACAGACCCAATGATTGTATCAGGCACTGCTAATGACATAGACTCCCTGCGCCAAAAATTAATCGCTGGGTCACAAAAAGTCCAACAACAAATCATCCCACAGTTAGCTGACTTGGGTAATGAAGGATTAGAGGTGTTGCAGGAATTCCTACTGAAACGTCGTGACACTCCAGCAACTTGGATTGATGGCAAAGCTTACCAAGTAGTCTACAACTCTGATGCACCTACAGCTAAGGAATTTCTAGAAACTAACTTTCCTGAAGGAATTGTACCTCTAAAATCCGACTGCGGGATCAGTTACAATTCTTTGCAACAATCTCTAATCCAGCAAGAATTTCAAGCTGCTGATCTGTTGACTATCCAAAAAATGTGTGCAATGGCAGGATCACAAGCAGTCCAAAGAAAATGGTTGTATTTTACTGAGGTTGAAAATTTTCCTGTTCAAGATTTGCAAACAATTGATCATCTTTGGTTAGTTCACTCAGAAGGTAAATTTGGCTTTTCTGTACAGCGAGAAATTTGGATGGGACTGGGTAGGAACTGGGAAAGCTTATGGCCCAAAATCGGCTGGAAAGACGGTAATAAGTGGACTCGCTACCCTGGAGAGTTTACATGGGATTTAAGCGCCCCTAGAGGTCATTTACCCCTCTCTAATCAACTACGCGGAGTCAGAGTTATGGCTTCTTTATTAGCTCATCCTGCCTGGGGTTAG
- a CDS encoding NADP-dependent isocitrate dehydrogenase translates to MYEKITPPTTGEKITFKNGEPVVPENPIIPFIRGDGTGVDIWPATEKVIDAAVNQAYKGKKKISWFKVYAGDEACDLYGTYQYLPQDTLTAIKEYGIAIKGPLTTPVGGGIRSLNVALRQIFDLYACVRPCRYYAGTPSPHKNPEKLDVIVYRENTEDIYLGIEWKQGSEIGDRLISILNNELIPATPEHGKKQIPLDAGIGIKPISKSGSQRLVRRAIKHALQLPKAKQQVTLVHKGNIMKYTEGAFRDWGYELATSEFRHETVTERESWILGNKEKNPNISVEENARMIDPGFDGLTAEKKAQIVKEVETVLNDIWTTHGNGKWKEKIMVNDRIADSIFQQIQTRPDEYSILATMNLNGDYLSDAAAAIVGGLGMGPGANIGDSCAIFEATHGTAPKHAGLDKINPGSVILSAVMMLEFMGWQEAADLIKKGLGTAIANGEVTYDLARMIEPPVKPLKCSEFAEAIIKHFG, encoded by the coding sequence ATGTACGAAAAGATTACCCCCCCAACGACTGGCGAAAAAATTACCTTCAAGAATGGTGAACCTGTTGTTCCTGAAAATCCCATTATTCCCTTTATTCGTGGTGATGGTACGGGTGTAGATATTTGGCCAGCTACGGAAAAGGTAATTGATGCTGCGGTCAATCAAGCATACAAGGGTAAAAAGAAGATTAGCTGGTTTAAGGTTTATGCTGGGGATGAAGCCTGTGATTTATACGGTACTTATCAGTATTTACCCCAGGATACTCTGACAGCAATTAAGGAATATGGGATTGCTATCAAAGGCCCTTTGACTACTCCTGTGGGTGGTGGGATTCGCTCTTTGAATGTGGCTTTACGGCAAATTTTTGACTTGTATGCCTGTGTCCGTCCTTGTCGTTATTATGCAGGAACTCCTTCTCCACACAAGAATCCCGAAAAATTGGATGTGATTGTTTACCGGGAAAATACGGAAGATATTTATTTGGGGATTGAATGGAAACAGGGTAGTGAAATAGGCGATCGCCTCATTTCTATTCTCAACAATGAACTTATTCCCGCTACCCCAGAACATGGTAAAAAGCAAATTCCCCTCGACGCAGGTATAGGAATTAAGCCCATTAGCAAAAGCGGTTCACAACGTTTAGTTAGACGTGCCATCAAGCACGCTTTACAATTGCCCAAAGCCAAGCAACAAGTGACATTGGTGCATAAGGGTAACATCATGAAATACACAGAAGGTGCTTTCAGAGATTGGGGTTATGAATTAGCAACCAGTGAATTTCGTCATGAAACAGTCACAGAAAGGGAATCTTGGATCTTAGGAAATAAGGAGAAAAACCCCAATATTTCCGTAGAAGAAAACGCCAGAATGATCGATCCTGGTTTTGATGGTTTAACTGCTGAGAAAAAAGCCCAAATTGTCAAAGAAGTGGAAACAGTTCTCAATGACATTTGGACAACTCATGGGAATGGGAAATGGAAGGAAAAGATCATGGTCAATGATCGCATTGCTGATAGTATTTTCCAACAAATTCAAACCCGTCCAGATGAGTATTCTATCCTCGCCACAATGAACCTCAACGGTGACTATTTATCTGATGCTGCTGCGGCGATAGTTGGCGGTTTAGGCATGGGGCCAGGAGCAAATATTGGTGATTCCTGCGCGATTTTTGAAGCTACTCATGGCACAGCACCAAAACACGCAGGACTAGATAAAATTAACCCCGGTTCTGTAATTCTTTCGGCTGTGATGATGTTGGAATTTATGGGATGGCAAGAAGCCGCAGATTTGATTAAGAAGGGCCTAGGTACTGCCATTGCTAATGGTGAAGTTACCTATGACTTAGCGCGGATGATTGAACCACCTGTAAAACCTTTGAAATGTTCTGAATTTGCTGAGGCAATTATCAAACATTTTGGTTAA